The Fulvia fulva chromosome 1, complete sequence region CTGGACTCGCTTTCCTGGTCAACGAGGACGCCAGAGCTGGCAAGAAGCTTGATGCGAACCTCACAAACGGCGTCTCGCGCGCACGATCTACCCGCGTGGACGAGTCACATGCGAATGTGGCACAGGATACGAGTGGACAAGGGGAGGCAGAGGCGCCCATAAGCATCTCTAGCAGAGAGGAAGATTCTAGCGAGTTGGCCCATGATGACGAAGCAGATGCGGCGGACTCCAAAGATGTCGCCCTCCTGACAAACGGCCACGCCAGCGATGATGAGGATGGGCAGGCTAACGGCGGCGCAGGAGATGCTGAGATGGCTGATGCGGAGGAGACGGCTTCAGCTGAGGAGCAGACATTTGGAGACATGCTACAAGCGCGACATCCCGACCCGATCGATGTGTCTAAGTGGCTTCCCGCCAATGCGGCAGACTCGCACAGTCTGGCACCCGCGAACCGGAACAGCTCGCTGATGCAAAGTGGTCACTCTCTGGGTACTGTGTTGGTACAGGCATTGAAGAACAACGACAAGGACCTCCTCGAGAGCTGCTTCGCGACTGTCGATCATTCGACCATACGACTGACGATTCAAAGGATCAAGTCCCGCGATGTGGCCTCGCTGCTGGAGAAGATAGCAGAGCGCATACACAAGCGTCCTGGCAGAACTGGGAATTTGATGGTGTGGGTTCAGTGGTCGCTAGTCACTCACGGGGGATATCTGGCTTCCCAGCCGGAGCTTATGAAGAAGCTCAATTCGCTATCTCAAGTGGTTCGAGAGCGAGCAAACGGCCTGCAGCCTCTTCTCCATTTGAAGGGTAAGCTGGATCTTCTGAGTGCGCAGCTAGAGCTCAGGCGGGGC contains the following coding sequences:
- a CDS encoding U3 small nucleolar RNA-associated protein 5 produces the protein MSTAKRVRRSQGEAQRAAPPAATPNKRPKTSHVPSKSGLAFLVNEDARAGKKLDANLTNGVSRARSTRVDESHANVAQDTSGQGEAEAPISISSREEDSSELAHDDEADAADSKDVALLTNGHASDDEDGQANGGAGDAEMADAEETASAEEQTFGDMLQARHPDPIDVSKWLPANAADSHSLAPANRNSSLMQSGHSLGTVLVQALKNNDKDLLESCFATVDHSTIRLTIQRIKSRDVASLLEKIAERIHKRPGRTGNLMVWVQWSLVTHGGYLASQPELMKKLNSLSQVVRERANGLQPLLHLKGKLDLLSAQLELRRGMQDASRALNSEDLDDPRGVLYIEGRDDDFTSDDEANNPQAGNQSRRRIKAKQDADDDEVSDDDDEMGGELPTGVALDDDEDSSDDGDTAEHDGMVDIEAEEGESGDEEEADSDEEVDSDAGEEDDDEGSEGDDDEGDSETVKTPKANLLNRKR